The segment GCTGTCAGTTGCAGAAATGTCTCGCTGTGTCCTGATCTCTCCGCTGTGGAGACCAATAGTGAAAAGTCCCGGATCAGTGGATTTGACTATACGATAGGAAAGCCAGGCGTTCTGTCCGGAGTCCGCGTCCACCGCTATCACCTTGGACACCAGAGAGCCTCCGTGCGCAACTTTGGGGACCAGCTCGGTCATGAAGGAGTTGCCCTCCGGGGCGGGATACAGTATCTGAGGAGAGTTGTCGTTCACATCTGTTATGAAGACACTGACGGTCACGTTGCTGCTGAGCGGAGGAGAACCGTTGTCTCTGGCCATCACGTGGACTTTAAAGCTCCTGAACTGTTCATAATCAAACGACCTCACAGCATGGATCACACCCGTGTCTCCGTTAACTGAGAGATACGAGGACATCGGGGCGCCGTTCACCTCACCAGCTATAAGAGAATAAATCACTGTACCGTTTTGTCTCCAGTCTGGGTCTCGAGCAGTAACGGAGCATAAAGTGGAGCCAGGTTtgttattttcagtcacatAGGCGCTGTAGAACTGTTCCTCAAACACAGGAGGGTTGTCGTTGACGTCGGCTACTGACAGCTGAACACTTTTACAGGAGGACAGAGGCGGAGAGCCCTCGTCGATGGCAGTGAATGTAATGTTGTAATCAGACACTAGTTCACGGTCCAGTTGTCCCGTGGTCACCAGAGAATAGTAGTTTTTGATGGAGGGAACCAGCTTAAAAGGGATGTTTTGCTGAATGGAGCAGTGGACCTTTCGGTTATTTTCAGAGTCTGCATCCTGCACGTTAATGATGCCCACCTCTGTGCCAGGTGACACGTTCTCTGGTAAATGATTAGTCAAAGATTTCAAATAGATTACAGGagtgttgtcatttacatcAGTGATCTCAACGGTTACCTTTGTGTATGACGATAACCCTAAACCATCCTTTGCTTTAATGCGCAATTCGTATGTTGTAACAGTTTCAAAGTCAATGGTACCGTTGACTCTTATTTTACCTGTTTTACGGTCAATACTAAAAACTTTCCTCACATCCTCTGAAACATGTCCAAAATCATAAGTTACATCTCCATGTACACCTTCATCTGCATCAGTAGCAGTCACTGTTAACACTACTGTATCTAGAGGAGAGTTTTCAGGCAGACTCGCTTGATAGACGGCCTGGCTAAACACTGGAGCATTATCATTAGCATCCAGTACAGTGATGTGTATTAGTACAGTACCTGATCTTTGTGGTGTGCCACTATCAGTAGCTGTGAGAAGTAAATGAATCTCCTGTTGTTTCTCGCGATCAAGCTCTTTTTCAAGAACAAGCTCGATACTATTGTCATTAACAGCCAGAAGAAAATTCTCATTATTTTCCAGATTGTATCCCTGAACTGAGTTTTGCCCTATATCAGCATCATGGGCCTCTTCCATTAAGAAACGAGCTCCTTTGACTGCTGATTCCCTAATTTCAATATTAATCGAGTCTTCGTTAAATTGTGGGGAGTTATCATTGATATCTTGAACGTGTAGACTGAAACGATGCAGCTCTAGAGGATTTTCCAACACAAGTTCGTGTTTTATAACACACGAGGCCTTTTCCCCACAAAGCCCCTCTCGGTCAATCCTGTCGGCAACAATTAAATCTCCGTTACTTAGGTTGATGTCGCAATACCGTTTGCGATTCCCTTCGGTATCAACACGGGCCTTTCTAGAGGACAGTTCTCTCGTTTCCAGACCGAGATCCTTTGCTATATTCCCAATAACAGATCCGCGTTTCATCTCCTCTGGAAATGAATAGCTCACATCTCCGTTTACTGAATGCCACGGAAGAAAGAAAACGAAGCAGCACATCTGTAAGGTGAATCCTTTGAGCCCCATCCTAGCAATGTTGTTCTATATAGAGGAGCGGTCCTCACCGTGATCAACCAGTGCACTAAGGACTATACAATCAAGTTAGACGAAAATCGACCGCTCTCCACAGCTATTGTGCCTGCATCCTCGCCAGTCAACAGCAACTCAAGAATGACTGCTTGTATTCGTCTACACACCAGAGGGTGGAGGAATGGAAATATTTTGTGTGGACTGGCGGATAGCGACACCGTGAGTGGAGTTAAGATATAACagttaataatttaaaaaaaagaatacttGCGAAGTTTGTTCCCTTTAAACACAAATGTAATCATGATTTTAATCTAGCTAAAATAAAACCGAGTGATTGAAACAGATCATCGCATACATTGAAACTACATACCCAATCTATATAAGTTACGAATATCAGGCAATTGTATTCATAAAGTAAAAAAGAGAGGATGATTCCAGGGAAAGCAACAGGCCGTTACTTTTAACTGTTATCAACACGCAATCAGTGTCCTCAATATGTTATAATCAGGCCTTGTTTAGACTAATAGAGGGTATTTGGATGCATGGCAAAGAAAGTGAGGGCACCATTATGGGTAAAAAATGTTTCATCAAAGCCCAGGACATTGCAAACAATATATCAATAAGGTGAAAGATCGCCTCCAACTGAAAATGACGTCACGTCACGTGATATCTAACTGCTAGCAGATCGTCGATAAAACTGAGGAATAAGCTGGCATTAAATCCTTCCATTGCAAAGAATGAAAACACCACGGATAACGGCATTAAACATAGTTTTCACCCCATAGTACTGCTTTAGATTTGCATTTATCACTCTCAACATTAACCATTACTCCATAATCCCATCACTTCCCTTGGGCTAATATACATAGAAGACCAGTCAGAAAAAAGTTTTGACAACACTATACAAGTGATGTTTTATGCATGAATCAATATGTAAGTAAGGGACACAGAAGTGTGAAAGCAGAAGTAATTTCCTCTGCAAACTTATGATATAAATCGTAGGGAAAGTCATTACTGCAGCCAACTGTATTGGAAATTATGTCAGGGGGACTTTAAATAACTTTAGGCACCTTTATAGTTGTCAGAATTTACTCTTGAACACGTACGCACGTCATATAAAAGCATTGCGGCGCTGACGGATCAAGCCCCTGGTAAGCTATCCCACTGCTTCCACTGGATAGTAagacacatacaaatgcattgAAGTTACGTTCTCACGGGTTACTTTTTATTAAGAGCTCAACAAGAAAAAGACATAGGTAAACTAatgccaaaacaaaccaaaattgCGTTGATGCAATTGTCAAGATGCAAACATAAATTGCATGTGAACCATCAAGCCCCAACGAAAGGAGCCTTTCGTAATATTGGATCATACCGAaatattactttttaaaatctAGAAAACCAAAAAGGCCACAAAAGCTGCAAAAAGATTTGATTGGAtgttcagcaccacggacagacAGACTTAAGAATAATTGAGCGAATGAAAGGACCATCTGAGACACAAACATCAGACAAGTGACAGAtagggatagatagatagatagatagatagatagatagatagatagatagatagatagatagagcgtGAAGTCCCTTAAAGCCCGTCGAAAAAAATGAAGGCAAACCACAATAGGCACAACTACCCATTATAAagcacaaaatacatttaatatcTAAGGTGTTCAGACTACGTCGTCAGTAGGCTATGAGTTAGATAAGGAATTCAAAATAACACGTTTTTACTTTTAAAGGACAAAAAAGGTATCGTGAAAAATACGTTTGACAGAagcatttttttattaatttatttatttacggtttttatctttttttttttttttttttttataagtttGACTCCACTGTTTATTCATACCTCTGGGGACCCATCGGAATCTCCAAATGCCTCAGCAAAGTCAGATGGACTTTTCCTCAGAGTCTGGTCAGCAGGCAGCGTGTTGTCATTGTAAGATCTCACGAACTTGAAGTCACTGGTTCTAGAACCCGTTGTCAAGTAGGCGTCATAATTGTAAGTGCTGCGTAAAGTTCCTGTGCCGTCAACCTCTGCATAATTGGGAGGAAGATAAGCGCTGGGGATGGCGACCGCTCCGTCAAACAACAGTCTGGGCTTTCTCCTGCGACAAAACCTCACACCCAGGATGACAATAATGAAGGTCAGGAAAAAGGTGGAGACGGACACCAGAGCGATGATCAGATATGAGGTCAGCTTGGAATTGCTTTCATCATTAGTCATATCCTTCAGTTCTGGCAATTCAGCCAAGTTATCAGAAATAAGTAAAAACATGGCACAGGTGACCGACAGAGACGGTTGTCCGTTATCTTTCACTGCCACAATAAGGTTCTGTTTCATGCTGTCAGATTCAGAAATGTCCCGCTGTGTCCTGATCTCTCCGCTGTGGAGACCAATAGTGAAAAGTCCCGGATCAGTGGATTTAACTATATGATAGGAAAGCCAGGCATTCTGCCCCGAGTCGGCGTCCACTGCTATCACCTTGGACACCAGAGAGCCTCCGTGCGCAGCTTTGGGCACCAGCTCGGTCATGAAAGAGTTGCCCTCCGGGGCGGGGTACAGTATCTGAGGAGAGTTGTCATTCACATCCGTTATGAACACACTGACAGTCACGTTGCTGCTTAACGGAGGAGAACCGTTGTCTCTGGCCATCACGTGGACTTTAAAACTCCTGAACTGTTCATAATCAAACGGCCTCACAGCGTGGATCACCCCCGTGTCTCCGTTAACGGATAGATAAGAGGACAAGGGTGCACCGTTCACTTCACCAGGTAAAAGAGAATAAATCACTGTTCCGTTTTGTCTCCAGTCTGGGTCTCGA is part of the Centroberyx gerrardi isolate f3 chromosome 16, fCenGer3.hap1.cur.20231027, whole genome shotgun sequence genome and harbors:
- the LOC144542456 gene encoding protocadherin gamma-A11-like; protein product: MGLKGFTLQMCCFVFFLPWHSVNGDVSYSFPEEMKRGSVIGNIAKDLGLETRELSSRKARVDTEGNRKRYCDINLSNGDLIVADRIDREGLCGEKASCVIKHELVLENPLELHRFSLHVQDINDNSPQFNEDSINIEIRESAVKGARFLMEEAHDADIGQNSVQGYNLENNENFLLAVNDNSIELVLEKELDREKQQEIHLLLTATDSGTPQRSGTVLIHITVLDANDNAPVFSQAVYQASLPENSPLDTVVLTVTATDADEGVHGDVTYDFGHVSEDVRKVFSIDRKTGKIRVNGTIDFETVTTYELRIKAKDGLGLSSYTKVTVEITDVNDNTPVIYLKSLTNHLPENVSPGTEVGIINVQDADSENNRKVHCSIQQNIPFKLVPSIKNYYSLVTTGQLDRELVSDYNITFTAIDEGSPPLSSCKSVQLSVADVNDNPPVFEEQFYSAYVTENNKPGSTLCSVTARDPDWRQNGTVIYSLIAGEVNGAPMSSYLSVNGDTGVIHAVRSFDYEQFRSFKVHVMARDNGSPPLSSNVTVSVFITDVNDNSPQILYPAPEGNSFMTELVPKVAHGGSLVSKVIAVDADSGQNAWLSYRIVKSTDPGLFTIGLHSGEIRTQRDISATDSMKQNLIVAVKDNGQPSLSATCAMYLLISDNLAEVPELKDMSYDESNSKLTSYLIIALVSVSTFFLTFVIVILGVRFCRRRKPRLLFDGAVAIPSAYLPPNYAEVDGTGTLRSTYNYDAYLTTGSRTSDFKFVRSYNDSTLPADQTLRKSPSDFAEAFGDSDVSPEDAK